The sequence CAAAACGGGGGATGGCCTCATACAGGTAACAGCAAAACATCAGtcacacattcatattttagTGCTGTACTTCCAATGATACCATGGCTGAGGATCATGTACTGTCAATCAGCTTTGATgggttatttttttcatctgtcgTCAAAGATTGGTAGCATGTGGTGACTTGTCTGTAATCTATGAACACAATAAGCTGTTGATGTCTCTCATTTTCATGTTCTCCTCAAGGGAAAATGTAACGTCCTTGTATTTCAGTCTGTCCCTTTGAGGACGGAGCGACTGAAGTTCCTCTGGTCTGGAGTGCAATTGACCAAACAGCTACAGGTTAACGAGAGTCTGAAGCCTCAAACCATCAGACTCGTGCCAGAGAGCCTCAGGACAGACATGACTCTCCTGAATTATTCTCCAAAGAGTAGAGAAATTAATGAGGAGAAACAGCTGCTAAGGTGACCTAGGCCTGGCATGATGGTTTGAGGCTGATTTAATACCTTAGACCCTTGTTGACTGGCAGTCATTTACACAACTGTGTATCCCATACTGCACCAGATCTGAGCAGAGTGTCTGCTGCTCAGATAGTGCACAGATAGTGTATCATTGGCATTCAGAGGACTTGAAAATAGGATGTGAAGGGTTTGTTGGTGTTCATGGGTTGCCACTTTCTAGAGGCAACTGCATGTTATGAATTTTGATAATATACCAAAAAATGCTTCTTTGATTAAAGGGTTAATTTGGATTATTTTGACATTAAACTTACAATTTGTCTTATCTAGGGCTGAGACTGGGTGGCTGGTCATCTATTGCTGGACATGTTTTAGTGATTGTCTGCTATTTTTGTGTAAAATTCCTTCCATTTTAAGCATACAGTGATAGTCGCTGTGTGATTCACCTAATTAATGGAATACAGGGCTGCAACACCAAATTATGTGGTATTGTTCAAATACTATTGGAAATTTATCAAGATCCTGAACATTTTCAAACTGTGACATTTCCTATTTCCTTCTTGCAGCTCTACGAAAATTTCATCAGTGACTTCGAGCACAGGTGTGGTAAATTTGGCTCGAATATTCAGTCTTCCCATGTAACACTTCACTATTTAATATTTACTGGTTGTTGGTTGGTTGTTTTGCTGCTAATTAGTATTTCTGCTCCCTTAACAGAATCAATCCACTGTCGCTGGTGGAGATTATACTCTATGTTGCCAGACAGATGACAGGTAAGAACAACTTTGAGCAATAAGGAATATTTCTCTGTAGGAtgctcttgttttttgtttggatTGTTTTCATACATGTAGTGTTTAAGCAAAAGTTCTTGTTTCCAGATCCTAAAGATGCCATCACTTTCCTCGAGAAGACCAAGGAAAAAGTAAGCTGACCTACCAATATTGGTATATTGTGTATGCCAATATGACATTTTTGAGTTATGATATTTTTGAACTGCCACCAGAGACACAATTTACAAACTCTGTTTTTGATAAAGCCTTGTGTGTCTCCGTATTCCAGGTGAAAAGCAGTGAAGAGGCCGTCATTCTCTGCAAGACATCTATTGGCAGTCTTAAACTGGAGATCAACGATCTTCCAGCCACAAAGGTAAAACCTTAATTCTCTCCCGTCTCCCTTTACAAGCTGCTGACACAAAACTTGCCTAAGTCACCACACGTTgcctctgttttttctgttgtccTTACAGAAACTCATTGAAGAGGTAGAGGAAATGTTGAATAACTTGCCTGGGGTGACGTCTGTCCATGGCCGCTTCTACGACCTCTCTAGCAAATATTACCGCATCATTGGGAACCATGCCTCTTACTACAAGGACGCTCTGCGCTACCTGGGATGTGTGGACATCAAAGACCTGCCAGGTAAATCcatgctgcgttcacactgcaaagTGAAATTAACTTCTTGATCCTGCAAACAttcccttaggatttggaaccaagtctctgtctctgttagtttcatagctAAAGCTAAAAGTCTATCGTTATCTAATTGCGGAAGTGATGATgttggtggtgatccggatcaccaccatcatctaatcagtttttccttggtccaaggcctatctgtccaccaaatttcatggaaaacCGTTCATAAAAAGAGATATCCTGCCTACAGACACGAAGGGACAAAAACGCTACCTCCTTGGcagaagtaaaaaaacaaacaaaaaaactcaaaatgacttcagagtttACCAGCGACCCCAATGATGGATGCAACGTTTTTCCAAGCTTCATTTTTGAGATGATTATTCCTGTgctctttcaaattaaaagttgtagagaactagGAAGCTTTGAACGGCTGGAAccaacttctcatccattttgcgcttgccaggcagaactacTGTTTAAGATTGGTAGGGAAACAAAGAAGTGCAGaaacctgattggctgttgatggcccACGACCATGAAAAGTTCAACCATGGCCAACTTTTCTTggccgacaagcttgttgagcgtccgcACATCAGCCAAGGTTTCCTGGTCGTTCGGCTCTATCGGAAATTAAAGGACTTGGAAATTAGTGGACCTTCACTCATTTATAGGAATTTTACTGTAATCCAGTTAGTCGGTCCTGTCCACAGCTGAATAACTGAATATTGTTCTTCAcccaacagagacagagaagcaggaGAGGGCGTTCACACTGGGCCTGGCTGGACTGTTAGGAGAAGGAGTTTACAACTTCGGAGAGCTGGTAGGGTTTTGATTCGACATCggttcctctgtctgtcagccacCATGCTCTCCACGCTTCATTCATCAGTGTTTTCTGCTGTGTCTTTGCAGCTGATGCATCCTGTCTTGGAGTCACTGAGGAGCACAGACAAGCAGTGGCTCATCGACACGCTGTACGCCTTCAACGGAGGCAACGTGGAGAAATTCCAGGGCTTCAAGTCCGCCTGGGGCCAGCAGGTAAACAGTTCAACATATTGTGTGTTGAGACGTTAAAGGTTGAAATGATTTGTCACTTTTGATCAATAAGTAAGGGATAAAGGGATCATGTCCAATGAGGTATAGGTTTACTAATTCCATTCGAATGTAGTATTCGAATGAGTATGAGTATTGTCCCGCTTAGACAATGGCCGATTGCTAGATATGAAAAATAAGGAGTGTTAATTCATACTTTTGTCTGTTTAGCATCTAAAATTAAAACTTTTTGCTAGCAATATGTTTCCCTGGTAACACCTGAAGATCTGAATAATATCTGGAGCCCGGTATAAGGAATTTTATTTATACATGTGGATCACCTTTAATTGGCAACagtcttatttatttttatctctctgtcCTAGCCTGACCTTGCAGCACACGAGGCAAAACTGATGCAGAAGATCCAGCTGCTCTGCGTGATGGAGGTGAGAAAAACTTcacccaaaaaaagaaaataacttgtatatactgtgtgtgtgtgtgtgtgtgtgtgtgtgtacgtatatAGTAACTTTGATCTGTCATTTCTTCCAGTCACATTCACTCCAAATGAGCGCGTTAGGACTAAATGCTTTCTCAAATAACTTTACTTGAAACATGAAACAGTGGCAGTTGGTGTGACACAGATAAGCAATATCAACAAACTGACCTGTAGTTTATTGAAAAGTGTTTGGCTTCAACCATTTTCCCAAACTTCACAAGTGATGGAGATTACTACATCTCTTGTTACTTGAACTGACACTCCTGTCAGTGTGAATGTTTCAAAACAAGAATATTCAAGCACTCTAAAatgtctccttcccttcccaGATGACTTTCACCCGTCCTGCAAACCACAGGCAGCTGACCTTCCATGAGATCGCTCAGAGTGCCAAGATCCCCGTCAATGAGGTCAGTTAGACACCGAGTATATTTAGTCAATCTGTCAATAACTGTCAATGAAACCTTTGGCAGTAGTTAGCATGGCTAACTTTGATTACCAGGGGGAAAAGGctgtttcatttgcattttatgtttctgtatttatgtctaTACAGACTGTATTTAGGCTGAGAGCGTTAAGCCTCAGTTAAGTTTTTAGATTTTACatatcagtctttttttttggtctttttcccTCAAAAGCTCCTCAGGAACTGTAGCCTGCTAAAATACTGTtgaaacagaacaacagaatcTGATCCCATTCCTCTCAGTTGGTGTAATAATGAGTTTGAGGTCTTGAGTTTTGctctaaataataaaatatgttttagGGAGCTAGAACCTGGCTGTGTTAAGAACAGATCGGTGGTTTTACAGGGGAATGTGTAAAGATGTGTGGTGTGTCCTGCTGGCTGGGAGAACTCATAACCCAGAGCTGTTCTTGATGCTTGTTAACTGGTTCGTGTGTCGCTCCCCTGCAGGTGGAGCTGCTGGTGATGAAGGCTCTGTCTGTGGGCCTGATCAAAGGCAACATTGATGAGGTGGACCAGAAGGTGCAGATGACCTGGGTGCAGCCCAGAGTGCTGGACCTGCAGCAGGTAAACACTCACTACTCAGTTATGCATTCAACAAGAGAAAggaatatgtttttgtttgtgtaattggTTGATTAACCGTAATTTCTCTGTTTAATGCAACCTGAATCTTTGCATTCAGACCTTTTGCTGAGGAAAAGTAATTGATACATACATGCTGAGCGATACTAGAAACCTgagcattaaaggaaaaatccgcCCTCAAACACTTTTAGaaacagctactggtgatgtatCTTGCAATTCTTGGCATATTTTGTTGATTGGTCGTGTATTCTTCCCTACAAAGGTAAACAGcagtaactgttttttttgtttttcgaaGGTCAAACTTCATGGTTCATTTTTAGATTACATttgtaacaaaaaaaagaccCATAGGTGCTACTAAACAATATATATCATCCACTCCTGTATCAAGAATACTTTTGTCTGGACaggagatgatgaagatgaagataatgaagTAAATTTTTCTCAGCCCTTCAGCAGTATTTTGACCgcagtgtttttcttattcGGTGTCAGCACTgtagaatcaaagagcgagggcttctttctagagccgccattttgcaccgaagttcaacaatcatacagggagaaatccatcgtagaagaggagagaccgatttctccacccacaggagcaggagatggaccagaatgcaatgcagccaggttgggttttgagtaaggggcacgaGTCTCGCTTTTTCTCACCTGGGGGAAAAACTCGCTCTGTTGTCACCATCGCGCTCTCCATTGACGATGATGTATAATCCTCAGCTGAGTGCAACACGTTGGGGCCCGTTCTCTGGGAGTTGTcacaaggcattctgggaaatgcaggaaatcactaactgaagtagaggtcactttacacacacagcatccccTATGATGCCTTCATTTGGTCCAGTTTGGGAGGAGAGTTACTGAAATATTCCAGCAGAGACCGAAGCTCAAAGAGGCTTTATAGAATAGAGTACCTGgtaaagtgtttcagggtggattcttccttttttatttattctcatgtttttttttattttgaagtttgcATCAAGTTGCCATCTGTCTGTGCAGCAGAGCCAGATGTTGTGTCAAAACGAGTCGTTGCAGGAGGGACGGAGAGAACATTTTCTACAGCAGATATATATTGTGTAATATATCATCTGGCTCGTCTCACCCTCACTGTGTTGGACGCCGTTTCAGATCAAAGGTATGAAGGAGAGGTTGGACTTCTGGTGCGGCGACGTTAAGAACATGGCCATGCTGGTGGAGCAGCAGGCGCACGACATCCTGACCTGAAGAGCTTCccctctgtcctgtctccttcctccACAGGGACACCGAGGGAAACCTCACTTCACTCTGCTGCACCCGCCGATTTCAGTTTTGTAttattgtttctctctgttcgTTCTTTGTGTTACTGTAAGCATTTATTACCAAACCATAAATTACGTTGTATTTTACAAATAAAACATCTGGTTGGAACGTTATCCTCACATCATGGACTACGATTATTGTCTttacataataaataaaatatgtccAGACTGAAACTCTGTTGACCCACAGCaacatgtatttgtgttttctcttaACGAGCAACCTGATTgaaatctctgcagcactgcttTGTTAATTCAGACTTTTCTGTCAAATCCGTCAGCTGGATGCTGCAGTAATCCCCGGGGGAAATCAGTAGCACAATAAGGTGCTCAAAAGATCTGAAACTCTGAgatggttgttttgtttttaagtttATCTGTTTAGTGTTAAGATGAATACTTTCTATTGCAAGAAATCCTTCAGACAGAACGGAAGgtaagagagagtgagggagaaacaTCTGAGATGTCGGCCATCTGCTTGCTCAAAATGGCCTTCTGCCGACTCACACGTATTGTCTCCTGGTTGTCAGATCATCGTCGGCTTTGGCCGTAAGatgaataatacatttaaatgttttagGCAGTGTTGGCTTGTTTTAGTacattacagtattacagttttcaatcatgtttttagatgtGATTTCCAAGGGTGGAAggaactaattacatttacttaacttactgtaattgagtggctttttttgtgtacttttttgagcATTTTCTAAAGTCACTTGAGTgcatttttacttaagtattgcACTTCACTACATATTAagtcacatccattacagaggatAGATTTAGCAGTCCATATGCAAACAGAAACCAGACCGATGTAAATTGGCCAATCcagatccattcacagtgagaagaatAATCTGGTTTTACTTTGtgtactttattttgtaatttcctaattttccaattaaaataatctagtttgaactctgacctctcattatgttagaatcacatggggAAGATCACAGCagttttctcttttctaaaaagtaacttttactctgagtaacagtacttctactagTAGGATATTCTACTCCTTCCAGCCCTGGTGAGTTGCTCCTGTCTGGTTGATGTGAACCAGTGAGCTCAGCTGTTTGGTTGCAGACCCTCAGCTCTTCGTGTCTCTCGGTTGTCCATCCTGCTCTAAACAGATTCTCAGTGGAACTGGGTCACAACACATCGCTCCTCTTCTGGTGCCTCTTTATTAGCTCCCCATAAAACAtcagtgtgtctttttttctggCCTACAAGGTGCAACATGAACTATCCTGTCCTACATAGCTGACTTACCAAATCCTGTTGCACGAGCCTATGCTTTACTGACCAAATCCTCGTCATTTCTAGAAAATATCACTGCAGGTCTTTTTCTTCATGAAGGATCTTCCCGCTTAAATCAGAAAATCAGACCCAGTCCACCATTCACCTCTTCATTTTAGTTCTTTAAGTTCTTTAACACCCTGTAGCCATGCATTTACATCTGGCTGCTCGATCTGTGCAGTATtgctgttttgtctttttgctgctttttggctgctttgtctgttcagccatggtggctgtcgctgctcattcttcttcttctgttgattccaaacaaaccggaaacataaaacgcatcacttcctgtgtggcagaggatttttccaggaaagagctaccagacaccggcagACAATGGGAAAGCTttaactggatataggttggatcactgttgtgttatatcaatcaatgATAAAGggaagcaaaacagacatttctttGTAcgatgtcacagattattacttaaaCTTTAAAATACACTTGGAACTGGAACCAAAACTTTATCTTAACCTTGTACTTTTTAGTTTCCTCCTATGCTATCTTACCAAAACCACATTTCCCCCCTTAACCAAGAGGTTCACAACAAGCAGCATCACTTATTTTGACACATGAAGgagccaacaaagtggtaaatacgactctgaaagtctgaatttaatgctgtaggctctgtctttattaaaaaccttaaagaAAGATAtagtgtctgtcattatttagattc is a genomic window of Centroberyx gerrardi isolate f3 chromosome 1, fCenGer3.hap1.cur.20231027, whole genome shotgun sequence containing:
- the psmd13 gene encoding 26S proteasome non-ATPase regulatory subunit 13, with amino-acid sequence MKDVSGYLKQQQSNSSTPEMAGEWHTLEDLYNKKLWHQLTLKLTEFVKDPCFKTGDGLIQLYENFISDFEHRINPLSLVEIILYVARQMTDPKDAITFLEKTKEKVKSSEEAVILCKTSIGSLKLEINDLPATKKLIEEVEEMLNNLPGVTSVHGRFYDLSSKYYRIIGNHASYYKDALRYLGCVDIKDLPETEKQERAFTLGLAGLLGEGVYNFGELLMHPVLESLRSTDKQWLIDTLYAFNGGNVEKFQGFKSAWGQQPDLAAHEAKLMQKIQLLCVMEMTFTRPANHRQLTFHEIAQSAKIPVNEVELLVMKALSVGLIKGNIDEVDQKVQMTWVQPRVLDLQQIKGMKERLDFWCGDVKNMAMLVEQQAHDILT